The following is a genomic window from Lysinibacillus sp. G4S2.
AGACTTTGCATCTGTCATTGACAATGTTAAAAATCAATTATAGAGGTTGATTCTGCCAATCTGAAAGTCACTCAATGATGTGCCATTACTTTAACTAATTACTTTTTTATCCTACCGCATTTCTTAAAACAAGAACATATATTTCGTTTACACAAAAACATGCTTTGATTATTTAGCAAGAAAATTAATTGGAATTTTTATAAAAAATGCTTAAAAACTTCCCATGTTCAAGTTATAGTATTACTAACAAAAGCGATAGCGCGTATAAGGAGGAGATCACAAATGGGAATGATCGGCTACTACACTGCTTTGCCAGAGGAAGAAATACAGCAACTTGCAGCCAGAACCAAAGTGCTAGAAGACCTGGACCCCTATAACCGAGAACATCTTGATATTGACAAATCATGGCAGGCACTTTATTACATGCTCTGCGGAGATATTATCGACGGTGAACCCCCGCTCAGTTATGTCATTCCAATGGATCAAGACAACCATATAGAGTTTGGAGAGTTTGGCGCCTTTTATTTAACACCCCCGCAAATTCGTGAGGCCTATCAAGCCATTGATGCCATGACACGAGACGAGCTCCTAGAGAAATACAACTATAACGAGATGCTTGAGGAGGACATTTACCCTCTCTACGGCGACGCGGAAGATGGAGAAGCAGAACAGTTTTTCGACTATCTATACAGTTATTTTAACGACATTCGCAAGTACTATTCTAAAACCATTGTCGAAGGAAAAGGACTTGTATTCTATATTTCATAATACGATGCATAATACAAAGTCTGGCATACGATAACATTCCAGCTGCCAGACTTTCCCAAATAGAGAGTTATCTTCGTTTACTTATTTAATCCGAATTTGTTGAAACATAATATACTCCCAGGCGTGTTGATTAGGAAAAAATAGGTTTATTATTGATCGATGAAAGGGTTTTTCTTGTTGCTATTTAGTGTCGAGCCCCAAAATAGAATCGTTTAAGCTACTTTCGTTCTTTGTTTAGGAATACTTTGAAGATTTATCGAAACAAAATCGCTCTTTATCGAAACTATTTGAGCTTATATAGAAACAAAATCTAATTTTATCGAAACTTTTTGGGCTTTTATCGAAAAACAAGCTCTTTCTATCAAAGAAATCAACCACATGTTATGATGAAGAGCTTGTAGCTTCGGGCTACTCGACGCTCGCTCGTAGGAAACCTTGCTCTGTGCGAAAGCGAAGCGTCAGCAACAAATTGTTTTATCTGTGCGAAAGCGAAGCGTCAGCAACAAAGCGAGTAGCCCGTAGCGGAAATCAGATCCATCTAATTTAATTAGGGTGGATAAAAATGGTTAATCAACACACCTGATATACTCCCCTACTAAACGATCAGTTGTTATTGTCTCATTTTGTAAATCTATAAAATGTGAAGCATTAATACCTATACTGCTTGTACAATAAAATTTAATAGCTGGTGAATCAGGATTCCAATTTATGTTTGTTACTTTTTATTTCCCCTTTCTATTTTCCACAATTTCACTGCTAATTGGAACGATTACCTGTACTTCTAGCCCCCCTCTTATCATCATCATTATTTATATTTAGTATTTTATTAATTAGTAATTTATTAATTAGTAGTGGCGGGTTTTCCGTTGACGGTTTAACCGTATTCGGATTTTCCGTTAACGGATATTCAGTAAGCGGTGGTACCTTTTTGTTTTGAATACAAAAAAATTTCTGTCTGACCAACCTTTCCTCGTTCTCCTTACTCTTTGCATCCAGCTTTCGTTAACGCTATTCACGACATTGCCCGTAGCATCACGTCCATATACACCTCTCCCTTTATAAGATATATACATATTTAACCATGAAATAGGGACAATACTTCCCTCAGTACGTGGCAGAACATTAATTTAGCTGAAGGAAATATAATCTACGTCAGCGAGATGTTATAAACTAAAAAAGTATTCAAGAATAGCAATTGATGAAAGGTCACAATCGCTTTTAGAAATCTATAGGAAGAAATCATTATGATGACGTGACAAAATTGATTGACGCTACACCTAAAACGTTTTAAATTAAAGTGCATACTTTAGTTAAACTCATTACTAAAATAATTATTCTAGGTTATGTAAATCCCCCTACATCCCTTAATATATTTGAATCCATATAACTATTGAAATATATCTAAAATTCAATTCTCGTGATACACTTTTCAGTATAGACATTTTAATAAGGAGCTTTTACTTTGAAATCATTTTTAGCTGTTGGGATTGGCGGTTTTTTGGGCGCCATCTGTCGATATAGCTTTAGTTTACTACTTCCGAACTCAGGTGGTTTTCCATTTGCAACACTTTGTATAAACTTAATTGGCTGCTTTTGTTTAGCGTGGCTTTTTACTACTTTTACAACGCGTACGCCTGTTGTTTTAGGGATTGGTACTGGCTTTTTTGGTGCTTTTACAACCTTTTCAACATTTTCTTTAGAAACATTATTACTTTTGCAAGATAGTAAATGGCTACAGGCCGTACTTTATCCTTTAATGAGTGTTTTTGGCGGTTTAGCTTGTGCATGGCTAGGATTTAGACTAGCAAAGGGGC
Proteins encoded in this region:
- a CDS encoding YfbM family protein, encoding MGMIGYYTALPEEEIQQLAARTKVLEDLDPYNREHLDIDKSWQALYYMLCGDIIDGEPPLSYVIPMDQDNHIEFGEFGAFYLTPPQIREAYQAIDAMTRDELLEKYNYNEMLEEDIYPLYGDAEDGEAEQFFDYLYSYFNDIRKYYSKTIVEGKGLVFYIS
- the crcB gene encoding fluoride efflux transporter CrcB, encoding MKSFLAVGIGGFLGAICRYSFSLLLPNSGGFPFATLCINLIGCFCLAWLFTTFTTRTPVVLGIGTGFFGAFTTFSTFSLETLLLLQDSKWLQAVLYPLMSVFGGLACAWLGFRLAKGRIV